The genome window GCATGTTTAGGCCAGATTTTAAATTCTTTATCATCCTCTGTATGAGAATCGCATACATATATTATGTATTCTTTGTTTTTTCTTGCTTCCTCTATTTCTTTTTTTACATTTAGTATGATACCTCTTGCTTCAGGGACTTCTAATGGTGCGCCCGAAAGGATAAAATCGTTTAACATATCTATAATCAAAAGTGCTTTATTCATCTTTCCTCCTTTTTTTAAGGGTTTAAAAATTTTCTATATTTTTCATTTAACCCGAACCATAACTGTGGAGGCCGGGGAGAATAAAATTTACACCGATATAGGTGATAATAACAGCGACAAATCCTACAATGGACATGATAGCCAATGTGTAATTACTTTTTCCTCTAATTTTAAAATGGAGGAAAATTATATAGACGAACCAGGTGATGAGAGACCATGTTTCTTTAGGATCCCAGCTCCAATAAGCACCCCAGGCGTATTTTGCCCAAACGGAGCCGGTAATGATACCTATGGATAAAAATGGAAAGCCGATGTATATACTGCCAAGTGTGAAATCTTTGAGTGTTTTCTCCCGCGGAATGAGTTGCTGTAGTTTGTTTTTGTTGAGATAAACCAACAAAAAGATTGCTACAGAGAAGATGACAAATAATATTATAAAAGTACTTGATTTAGTGTGCCAGACCTTCATGAAAAGAAAACTAAGCATCAATCCTACACATACTGAAAAAGAAATATTTCCAATGAAAAAGGAACCTTTTTTCTCATTTGACTTTATCAAGAGCATTGCGCCTCCGATAAAGGCTAAGAAAAAAGCGGCATAACTCAGGAAAGAAGTCAGGGCGTGAATGGCCAGCCAATTACTCTTTAGGGCAGGAATAAGCGGTTCTATCTCTTTGTTGAAGGGAGAAATGGAGAGATAAGACAAAATACCCAGGATTACCAGGGATATAATGAGCATGGCTAAAGAGGGAATCTTTTTGATGAGTATGCAGGTAACAAAGGCTATAGATAATGTGAAGAAAACAAATGATTCAAATGCATTGGTTAAAGGAATGTGTCCAAATCCCAGATGGTAGCTTTCTATCCACCGCCAGATAAAGTAGATGAGTTCTACTATCGTAGCTATGATAAACAGAATGCGGGAAATATTGTCAGTATATCTTTTTTTTGTGGCTAAAGAAACGACAAACATCCATACTGTAAACAAATAAATAAAAGTAGATATGCTTAATAGTTTATCCACGAATTTGTATTTTATAGATTATTTTTTAAAAGTAAATGCTTACTTGATTTTTTAAGTATATTTTTATATTTTAGTTAAACCTTTTTATGGAGGAATGATGGCTTTAGTTGTACAGAAATATGGGGGGACATCAGTAGCTAATATAGAACGGGTAAGAAATGTATCCAATCATATAAAAGAAAGCAAGGGAGAGGGAAATGATGTAGTGGTGGTTATCTCTGCTATAGCTGGAGAAACGGATAGGTTAGTTGATCTGGCTCACAGCTTGTCTTTACATCCAGCAGAGAGAGAAATGGACCTGCTTCTTTCCAGCGGAGAAAGAATCTCCAGTGCCTTGATGGCCATCAGATTAAATGAGATAGGATGTAAAGCAATAGCTTTAACGGGCAGGCAAAGTGGTATTTTGACCGACAACATTCACCTGAAGGCGAGAATAATGCATATAGATAAAGATAAAGTTATGCATTATTTGAAGGACGGATATGTAGTGGTGATAGCCGGTTTTCAAGGTATCAATGAGAAGGGTGAGGTGACTACATTGGGAAGGGGTGGTTCTGATACATCGGCAGTAGCCGTGGCGGCATCCCTTAATGCGGATATATGTGAGATATATACAGATGTGGATGGAATTTTCACAGCAGATCCAAGAATTGTTAATAATGCACAGAAAATAGACAGAATCAATTACGATGAGGTAATGGAACTGTCAAGTTTGGGGGCTAAAGTTTTACAAATAAGATCGGTAGAATTGGGGAAAAAATATAAGGTTCCAATAAAGGTTTTATCCAGTTTTACATATGAGCCGGGAACATTAATAGATGATGGAGGAAAAATGGAAGAAGTGATTGTCTCTGGAGTTGTAAGCGATAAGAACCAGGCTCGCTTGACAATAACCAGAGTGCCCGACAAGCAGGGTATAGCGGCTCAAGTTTTTGAAACAATAGCGTCTAAAAATATTGTGGTGGATATGATTGTACAGAATGTAAGTGAAGAGGGTTTTACTGATATATCATTTACAGTGCCAAAAGATGATGCAGACGATGCATTGAAGGCAACAGATGAAGTTTCAAGGAAAATTGGAGGGGGAAGGGTTACATTAAACAAAGATGTGAGCAAAGTTTCTATAGTTGGTGTAGGGATGAGAAGTCACTGGGGTATAGCGGCCCGGATGTTTCGTACGCTGGCTAAAGAAGGCATAAATATAAGGATGATCAGCACATCTGAGATTAAGATTTCCTGTGTTATTGATGAGAAATATACAGAATTAGCGGTGAGGGCATTGCATAGAGATTTTAATTTAAGTAAAGGAAACAAAGGATAGGAGGAATTATGAACGAGGTGAAGCTATTTGATACGACATTGCGTGATGGTACACAAGGAGAAAAGGTAAGTTTACTGGTGCAGAATAAATTAAAAATAACAGAGTTGCTGGATGATATGGGTATTCATTATATCGAAGGGGGGTGGCCAGGTTCAAATCCAAAGGACGAAGAATACTTCCTTCAAGTAAAAAAACTAAATCTAAAACAAACCAAGATTACCGCTTTCGGTAGTACGAGGAGGGCAAAATTAAAGCCGGAAGATGATCCCAATATTCAAGCTTTGGTTGAATCAGAGGTCCCTGCTATTGCTATTTTTGGAAAAACATGGGACCTGCATGTTATAGACGCACTGAAGATTGATCTGGAAAAGAATTTAGAGATTATCTTTGACTCTGTAAAATATCTAAAGAATTATACCGATGAGTTGTTTTATGATGCAGAGCATACCTTTGATGGCTATAAGGGAAATCCGGAGTATGCCTTGAAAACTATACAAGCGGCTGTTGAGGGAGGAGCAGACAACATAGTTTTATGTGACACAAACGGGGGAACAATAACCTGGGAATTGGAGAAGATAATAGAGGAAATCAAGCAAAAATTTCCCGGCGTTCCTCTCGGTATACATGCACATAATGACTCGGGACTGGCAACTGCAAACACCCTTGCCTCTGTAAAGTGTGGCATAACGCAGGTTCAAGGAACATTCAATGGTTATGGAGAAAGATGTGCCAATGCTGATCTTACCTCTGTTATACCCAATCTCAAGTTGAAGATGAATATTGATTGCATAAGTAATGAAAACTTAAAAAAGATCACACTTGTTTCTAAGAAGATTGATGAGATATTCAATCTTCCTCACAACAGTCGCCTGCCCTATGTAGGAGACAGTGCTTTTGCACATAAAGGCGGCATACATGTGAGCGCTGTTTTGAGAAACCCACAGTGTTATGAGCATGTAAATCCTGAGTTGGTAGGCAATAGAAGACGGGCGCTTATTTCCGATCTTTCTGGAATGAGTAATATTGTATATAAAGCGAGGGAGATGGGCATCGAGATAGATAAAGATACGGTGGCAGGTAAAAAAACATTAGAAGAGATAAAAAAATTGGAGAATCAGGGTTTCTATTTTGAAACAGCAGATGCTTCTTTTGAGCTTATGCTGTTAAGAAATAAAGGAGAGGTTCGTGATTATTTCGAGCTTCTATCCTATCGTGTTATTGATGGAAGAAAAAAAGTGGAGGATATTACAGCTATTGAAGCTACAGTGATGGTAAGAGTGGGTAAAGAAATAGAACATACTGCATCTGTGGGTAACGGTCCAGTAAATGCCCTGGATTATGCCCTGAGAAAAGCATTGCTGAGATTCTATCCATCATTAGAGGCACTGAAACTTTTAGATTATAAGGTGAGAATACTGTTGGGAGAAAAAGGCACAGCAGCTACGGTAAGGGTTTTGATTACATCAGGAGATGAAAAA of Deltaproteobacteria bacterium contains these proteins:
- a CDS encoding citramalate synthase produces the protein MMNEVKLFDTTLRDGTQGEKVSLLVQNKLKITELLDDMGIHYIEGGWPGSNPKDEEYFLQVKKLNLKQTKITAFGSTRRAKLKPEDDPNIQALVESEVPAIAIFGKTWDLHVIDALKIDLEKNLEIIFDSVKYLKNYTDELFYDAEHTFDGYKGNPEYALKTIQAAVEGGADNIVLCDTNGGTITWELEKIIEEIKQKFPGVPLGIHAHNDSGLATANTLASVKCGITQVQGTFNGYGERCANADLTSVIPNLKLKMNIDCISNENLKKITLVSKKIDEIFNLPHNSRLPYVGDSAFAHKGGIHVSAVLRNPQCYEHVNPELVGNRRRALISDLSGMSNIVYKAREMGIEIDKDTVAGKKTLEEIKKLENQGFYFETADASFELMLLRNKGEVRDYFELLSYRVIDGRKKVEDITAIEATVMVRVGKEIEHTASVGNGPVNALDYALRKALLRFYPSLEALKLLDYKVRILLGEKGTAATVRVLITSGDEKDTWETVGVATDIIDASRQALIDAVVYKLMKDDGLVSISSKK
- the ccsB gene encoding c-type cytochrome biogenesis protein CcsB, translating into MDKLLSISTFIYLFTVWMFVVSLATKKRYTDNISRILFIIATIVELIYFIWRWIESYHLGFGHIPLTNAFESFVFFTLSIAFVTCILIKKIPSLAMLIISLVILGILSYLSISPFNKEIEPLIPALKSNWLAIHALTSFLSYAAFFLAFIGGAMLLIKSNEKKGSFFIGNISFSVCVGLMLSFLFMKVWHTKSSTFIILFVIFSVAIFLLVYLNKNKLQQLIPREKTLKDFTLGSIYIGFPFLSIGIITGSVWAKYAWGAYWSWDPKETWSLITWFVYIIFLHFKIRGKSNYTLAIMSIVGFVAVIITYIGVNFILPGLHSYGSG
- a CDS encoding aspartate kinase — protein: MALVVQKYGGTSVANIERVRNVSNHIKESKGEGNDVVVVISAIAGETDRLVDLAHSLSLHPAEREMDLLLSSGERISSALMAIRLNEIGCKAIALTGRQSGILTDNIHLKARIMHIDKDKVMHYLKDGYVVVIAGFQGINEKGEVTTLGRGGSDTSAVAVAASLNADICEIYTDVDGIFTADPRIVNNAQKIDRINYDEVMELSSLGAKVLQIRSVELGKKYKVPIKVLSSFTYEPGTLIDDGGKMEEVIVSGVVSDKNQARLTITRVPDKQGIAAQVFETIASKNIVVDMIVQNVSEEGFTDISFTVPKDDADDALKATDEVSRKIGGGRVTLNKDVSKVSIVGVGMRSHWGIAARMFRTLAKEGINIRMISTSEIKISCVIDEKYTELAVRALHRDFNLSKGNKG
- a CDS encoding isochorismatase family protein, translating into MNKALLIIDMLNDFILSGAPLEVPEARGIILNVKKEIEEARKNKEYIIYVCDSHTEDDKEFKIWPKHA